The following proteins come from a genomic window of Hoplias malabaricus isolate fHopMal1 chromosome 15, fHopMal1.hap1, whole genome shotgun sequence:
- the LOC136668004 gene encoding pecanex-like protein 3 isoform X2 — translation MGSQALQILRQGVWASLTGGWYVDPHQSTFSNCFHLYLWIFLLAFPFLLYMALPPSIVVAGAYCAVVAVFFTAVKVVNFRLHAMFDLGEIVEKRQASLTTDPHRVEEGDDGSGAHDGSQHRDSGGGVEMTVFRKVNSTPPVRCSSQHSLFGLNQVSEFLPQLEDPGGSKDIKDLIREHGSENVTSAHRVVLRHNSQDAIRTNGVVHSCLAAALAGDFPALMGVGGAFGSLQPADCPSIPPSPSSQEDGEEKEPVSTGRRVDGVTEQQPQKSPEDCSLVGYSPLGPSAESESLGDAPLSPLIKSSLSEELSENLLGLGLDPVTFVPGAERPGGHSGAALAAGSTDSCFSGGGAATDRETLSTVSSYRSEKTDSTQLESPSLSQPKNPAPAPSSEAAAQSQGTRLQAEDPAFLGGSDTDDLSDSELLRSPSKELPSGQGLDRTLVEGEDIHPLSADAPQLPLSPMQDSSPSSSGHSEACDMDRGIPIPPLPPPRQASSVPSGLALGLVCSEPALPVTSPPYLLTEPPSLQVQQQQVVRPKDLKLLRAGGSVGHRPGRRKPQRKRGAAGSSSFDCGSYRRRHGHNRGQRRDYIPVRSRLCTKAYSESLFEDSSDEDDGSDMSAGSSLGSQRRFSSDDEDDDDDDTSSSTSCYSPDLANAGITSQADPSVPQLPSSSEVDSVGPSHSRSAQRSASTASAKTHARVLSMDGAGGGHTSTGTLASTHLPLPTSSTPAPRPLTVSKSDLEARTGHSEAYPRAHHRLDSLGGSWAGNQTGWRAGELLEEGAVGGALASEEGNKRDSMSSVKRTQAIRRRHNAGSNPTPPPSAMGSPPSLQDLQRARTSSHSRARALPTALQFASSLLLPRSGVHEASTFDDTSEGAVHYFYDESGIKRSYTFGPAGGGYEDPVQERERQSQSSSFTSNEVPDMAPVLSMLQPRPVVLQGMQVRRVPLEMPEFDLDHESLHESQENTLMIEEKAKPKQYYRFWVLPGKWLRVRYDRLALLALLDRNRRVGENVFAVVLASLVAFLGFLLLLKGFFRDIWVFQFCLVIASCQYSLLKSVQPDAASPMHGHNWIIVYSRPVYFCLCCVLIWVFDLAGHTESLQSFSLYGVTFFSAHFLLCARDMLIVFTLCFPVIFLFGLLPQVNTFLMCLLEQVDMHVFGGTATTSPLSSSYSLLRSVLVAALVYGFCLGAINAPWGEAHVPVLFSVFCGLLLALSYHLSRQSSDPTILWSLVRSKFFPELESRTPEEPPLEIKDPLPEKLRNSVKEILHSDLVMCPLMAIITFAISASTVFIALQPALSFVLYILAGVVGFLTHYLLPQLRKQLPWFCLAHPVLRSHEYSQFEVRDAAQLMWFEKVYAWLQCVEKYFIYPAVVLNSLTTEAYSVSQNPDKPGTYGRALFISVAGMKLLRSSFCVPSQQYVTLCFTVLFFKFDYPRFSETFLLDYYFMSILFSKLWDLLYKLRFVLTYIAPWQITWGSAFHAFAQPFAVPHSAMLFVQAVFSALFSTPLNPVLGSAVFVTSYTRPVKFWERDYNTKRVDHSNTRLATQLDRNPGADDNNLNSIFYEHLTRSLQHSLCGDLLLGRWGNYSTGDCFILASDYLNALVHIIEIGNGLVTFQLRGLEFRGTYCQQREVEAITEGVEEDEGCCCCEPGHLPHMLSFNAAFGQRWLAWEVAATKYVLEGYSISDNNAASMLQVFDLRKILITYYVKSIIYYVSRSPKLEEWLANETIQEALRPCLSASYVDSDPTFNLNIDEDYDHRASGITPTAFCMVYLDWIQYCNSRRQSPVDSERDSPLVTLCFGLCILGRRALGTASHSMSASLEPFLYGLHALFKGDFRITSPRDEWVFADMDLLNRVVAPGVRMSLKLHQDHFTSPDEYEDPVVLYDAITANDEKMLISHEGDPVWRSAILANMPSLLALRHVMDDGSDEYKIIMLNKRFLSFRVIKVNRECVRGLWAGQQQELVFLRNRNPERGSIQNAKQALRNMINSSCDQPIGYPIYVSPLTTSYAGGHSQLRSVWGGPVSPHNIYTWFISSWDRLQKGCGAGCNSGGNIEDSDCGGGSTSISNNPVVHPPQSSAPTVPQSHLTTIQQSLGTDNPVGPTWPVHSQPLPLALLSQSEGRMDAGLVSSLHRTSSIQGLLGQHLSSSQLSFSSTVALPPAERFCPGSLQDNTSHRASQRGLGLGLGLNQGSGLPYEGLYSKWSLSGRKGFSGPGAVEGDGGLSQSVRTQASQAFQPVSPGPPTEASPTLDPVGTVVPTETTPLASDSPGVREESTELPLLEHLR, via the exons ATGGGCTCTCAAGCACTTCAGATATTGCGTCAGGGTGTATGGGCCTCCCTGACTGGAGGCTGGTACGTTGACCCTCATCAAAGTACCTTCTCCAACTGCTTCCACCTCTACCTCTGGATATTCCTTCTGGCCTTCCCCTTTCTCCTCTACATG GCATTGCCACCCAGTATAGTGGTAGCAGGGGCATACTGTGCTGTGGTGGCAGTCTTCTTCACTGCTGTCAAAGTGGTGAACTTCCGCCTGCATGCCATGTTTGACTTGGGTGAGATTGTGGAGAAGAGGCAGGCCTCGCTTACCACGGACCCCCATAGAGTTGAAGAGGGAGATGATGGCTCTGGAGCTCATGATGGCAGCCAacacag GGACAGTGGGGGTGGTGTGGAAATGACTGTCTTCAGAAAGGTAAACTCAACCCCCCCAGTGCGCTGCAGCTCCCAGCACTCCCTGTTTGGACTTAACCAGGTGTCA GAATTCTTGCCACAACTTGAAGACCCAGGAGGCTCTAAGG ATATCAAAGATCTGATTCGAGAACACGGAAGTGAAAATGTGACTTCTGCACACAGAGTGGTCCTTCGCCACAATTCTCAAGATGCAATCA GAACGAATGGTGTGGTTCACTCCTGCCTGGCTGCAGCTCTGGCTGGAGATTTCCCAGCTCTCatgggtgtgggaggagctttTGGGAGCTTACAGCCAGCAGACTGTCCCTCCATTCCGCCCTCCCCCTCCAGTCAAGAAgatggagaagagaaagagcCAGTGAGCACAGGCAGAAGGGTGGATGGGGTGACAGAGCAGCAGCCTCAGAAGAGTCCAGAGGATTGCTCCCTGGTGGGCTACTCCCCTCTTGGCCCTTCAGCTGAATCTGAAAGCTTGGGTGATGCCCCTCTCAGCCCCCTCATCAAAAGCAGTTTGAGTGAGGAACTGAGTGAAAATCTGCTAGGTCTGGGCCTAGACCCGGTCACCTTTGTGCCTGGTGCTGAGCGTCCAGGTGGGCACAGCGGGGCGGCGCTGGCCGCTGGCTCCACTGACAGCTGCTTCAGTGGTGGGGGTGCAGCCACTGACAGAGAGACCCTTAGTACAGTTAGCAGCTATCGAAGTGAGAAAACAGACTCTACGCAGCTGGAGAGCCCTTCACTCAGCCAGCCAAAAAACCCAGCCCCTGCACCTTCTTCAGAAGCAGCAGCTCAAAGTCAAGGCACCCGCCTGCAGGCAGAAGACCCAGCTTTCCTGGGGGGCAGTGACACGGATGATCTTTCAGACAGCGAACTGCTACGATCTCCTTCAAAAGAGCTTCCCTCCGGGCAGGGCCTGGACAGAACTCTGGTTGAGGGTGAGGACATACACCCTTTGTCTGCAGACGCCCCCCAGCTGCCCCTCTCACCAATGCAGGACTCATCCCCTTCCAGCAGTGGACACTCTGAGGCTTGTGACATGGACCGTGGAATTCCAATTCCCCCACTGCCCCCACCAAGGCAGGCCAGCTCTGTGCCCTCTGGACTGGCACTGGGGCTTGTGTGCTCAGAGCCAGCACTGCCTGTCACATCTCCACCCTACCTTCTAACAGAGCCTCCCTCCCTACAGGTGCAGCAACAGCAGGTGGTGCGACCCAAAGACTTGAAGCTCCTACGTGCTGGGGGCAGTGTTGGCCACCGGCCCGGCAGAAGGAAACCTCAACGAAAGCGTGGTGCTGCTGGCAGCAGTAGCTTTGACTGTGGCTCATACCGTAGGCGTCATGGTCACAATCGTGGCCAGCGCAGAGACTACATCCCTGTTCGCAGCCGTTTGTGTACCAAAGCTTACAGTGAGAGTCTCTTTGAGGACTCCAGTGACGAGGATGACGGCAGTGACATGAGCGCAGGGTCCAGCCTTGGCTCCCAGCGCCGCTTCAGCtcagatgatgaagatgatgatgatgacgacaCAAGCTCATCCACCTCCTGCTATTCCCCAGATCTGGCTAATGCTGGCATCACCTCCCAAGCTGACCCTTCTGTTCCCCAGCTGCCTAGCTCAAGTGAAGTGGACTCGGTAGGCCCCTCTCACTCTCGCAGCGCACAGCGCTCAGCGAGCACTGCCAGTGCCAAGACTCACGCCAGGGTTCTCAGCATGGATGGGGCTGGAGGTGGACACACAAGCACAGGCACTCTGGCCTCTACCCACCTTCCTTTACCAACTTCTTCCACTCCAGCCCCACGTCCACTAACCGTCTCTAAGTCTGACTTGGAAGCTCGTACTGGGCATTCTGAGGCTTACCCCAGGGCTCACCACAGACTGGACTCACTGGGGGGTTCCTGGGCAGGAAACCAGACTGGCTGGAGGGCAGGGGAGTTGCTGGAGGAAGGTGCTGTGGGAGGAG CATTGGCCTCTGAGGAAGGGAACAAGCGAGACTCCATGAGCAGTGTAAAGAGGACACAAGCCATCCGCAGGAGGCACAATGCAGGCAGCaaccccacccctcccccctctgcTATGGGTTCTCCCCCTAGTCTCCAGGACCTCCAGAGGGCCCGAACCTCCTCACACTCCCGTGCACGAGCCCTCCCCACTGCCCTGCAGTTTGCTTCCTCACTGCTGCTTCCACGCAGTGGTGTGCATGAGGCCTCCACTTTTGATGACACCTCAGAGGGTGCAGTGCACTACTTTTATGATGAGAGTG GTATAAAAAGATCTTATACTTTTGGACCTGCAGGAGGAGGCTATGAGGACCCAGTGCA ggagcgagagagacagtCCCAGTCCTCCAGCTTTACCTCCAATGAAGTACCAGACATGGCTCCGGTGCTCTCCATGCTGCAGCCCAGACCTGTGGTTCTACAGGGCATGCAGGTGCGCAGGGTGCCCCTGGAGATGCCAGAG TTTGACCTGGATCATGAGTCCTTGCATGAATCTCAGGAGAATACCCTGATGATTGAGGAAAAGGCCAAGCCAAAACAGTACTACAGATTCTGGGTGCTGCCAGGGAAGTGGCTTAGAGTGCGCTACGACCGCTTGGCCCTGCTGGCCTTACTGGACAG GAATCGCCGTGTGGGAGAGAATGTGTTTGCAGTGGTTTTGGCCAGTCTGGTGGCCTTCCTCGGCTTCCTGCTGCTGCTAAAGGGTTTTTTCAGGGACATCTGGGTCTTCCAGTTCTGCCTAGTCATCGCCAGCTGCCAGTACTCCTTACTGAAA AGTGTTCAGCCTGATGCAGCTTCCCCAATGCAT gGCCATAACTGGATCATCGTGTACAGCCGGCCGGTGTACTTTTGCTTGTGCTGTGTACTCATTTGGGTCTTTGACCTTGCTGGCCACACTGAGAGTCTGCAGTCATTCTCCCTCTATGGTGTCACTTTCTTCTCAGCTCACTTCTTGCTGTGTGCTAGAGACATGCTCATAG ttTTCACCCTCTGTTTCCCAGTCATCTTCCTCTTTGGGCTTCTACCTCAGGTCAATACTTTTCTCATGTGTCTGCTGGAGCAGGTGGATATGCATGTTTTTGGTGGAACAG CCACCACAAGTCCCTTGTCGTCCTCCTATAGTCTGTTACGCAGTGTGTTGGTGGCAGCTTTGGTTTATGGATTTTGCCTGGGTGCCATTAAT GCTCCATGGGGAGAGGCTCATGTCCCAGTGCTCTTCTCTGTATTTTGTGGTCTCCTCCTTGCCTTGTCTTATCACTTGAGCAGGCAAAGCAGTGATCCCACCATCTTGTG GTCTTTAGTACGCTCCAAATTCTTCCCAGAACTGGAGAGCCGGACTCCTGAAGAGCCCCCACTGGAGATCAAAGACCCTTTGCCAGAGAAACTGCGCAACTCTGTA AAGGAGATTTTACACTCAGACTTGGTCATGTGTCCACTCATGGCCATTATTACCTTTGCCATCAGTGCCAGTACTGTCTTCATTGCTCTGCAG CCTGCTCTCAGTTTTGTCCTGTATATACTGGCTGGGGTGGTGGGCTTCCTCACTCATTACCTACTGCCTCAACTCCGCAAGCAACTGCCCTGGTTTTGCTTGGCACACCCAGTGCTACGATCCCATGAGTACAGCCAGTTTGAAGTCCGGG ATGCAGCTCAGCTGATGTGGTTTGAGAAGGTATATGCCTGGCTCCAGTGTGTGGAGAAGTATTTCATTTACCCTGCCGTGGTGCTGAACTCCCTGACCACAGAGGCCTACAGTGTCAGCCAGAACCCTGATAAGCCTGGCACTTA TGGGCGAGCTCTGTTCATCTCAGTGGCTGGAATGAAGCTCCTGCGCTCGTCCTTTTGCGTACCATCCCAGCAATATGTCACCCTCTGCTTCACCGTCCTCTTCTTTAAGTTCGACTACCCACGCTTCTCTGAAACCTTTCTGCTTGACTACTACTTCATGTCCATCCTCTTCAGCAAG CTGTGGGACCTGCTATATAAGCTGCGTTTTGTGTTGACCTACATTGCCCCATGGCAGATTACCTGGGGCTCTGCTTTCCATGCTTTCGCCCAGCCATTTGCTGTGCCTC ACTCTGCCATGCTGTTTGTGCAAGCGGTGTTCTCAGCACTCTTCTCCACTCCCCTCAACCCTGTGCTGGGTAGCGCTGTGTTTGTCACGTCATACACCCGCCCAGTCAAGTTCTGGGAGCGAGACTACAA TACCAAAAGGGTAGACCACTCCAACACACGCCTTGCCACACAACTGGACCGTAACCCTG GTGCTGATGACAACAACTTGAACTCAATCTTTTATGAGCACCTTACTCGCTCACTCCAGCACTCTCTGTGTGGCGATTTGCTGCTGGGCCGCTGGGGGAACTACAGCACGGGGGACTGCTTTATTCTGGCCTCTGACTACCTCAATGCTCTTGTGCACATCATCGAGATTGGCAATGGCCTCGTCACTTTCCAACTACGAGGATTGGAATTCAGGG GTACATACTGTCAGCAGCGAGAGGTGGAGGCCATTACTGAGGGCGTGGAGGAGGATgaaggctgctgctgctgtgagcCAGGTCATCTGCCCCACATGCTCTCGTTCAATGCTGCCTTTGGCCAACGTTGGCTGGCCTGGGAGGTTGCAGCCACTAAGTATGTCCTGGAAGGTTACAGCATCAGCGACAACAATGCTGCCTCCATGCTGCAGGTGTTCGACCTGCGCAAGATTCTGATCACTTACTATGTCAAG AGTATCATCTACTATGTGAGCCGCTCACCCAAACTGGAAGAGTGGTTGGCTAACGAGACAATACAAGAGGCACTAAGACCCTGCCTCAGTGCTTCATATGTAGACAGTGATCCTACCTTTAACCTGAACATTGACGAAGACTATGATCACAGAGCCTCTGGAATCACGCCCACGGCCTTCTGTATGGTTTACCTGGACTGGATACAGTATTGCAACAGCCGCAGACAATCG CCTGTGGACAGCGAAAGAGACTCCCCTCTGGTTACACTTTGTTTTGGTCTCTGTATCCTGGGCCGTAGAGCATTGGGCACGGCGTCTCACAGCATGTCTGCAAG CCTGGAGCCCTTCCTGTATGGTCTCCATGCTTTGTTCAAGGGTGATTTCCGGATCACGTCCCCAAGGGATGAGTGGGTGTTTGCAGATATGGATCTACTGAATCGTGTTGTGGCGCCGGGTGTGCGCATGTCTCTCAAACTACATCAG GACCACTTTACCTCTCCGGACGAGTATGAGGATCCAGTGGTGCTGTATGATGCAATTACGGCTAATGATGAGAAGATGCTGATTTCCCATGAGGGTGACCCAGTGTGGCGCAGTGCCATATTGGCCAATATGCCATCGTTATTAGCCCTGCGCCATGTCATGGACGATGGCAGCGATGAGTATAAGATCATCATGCTGAACAAGCGCTTTCTCAGCTTTCGAGTCATTAAG GTGAacagagagtgtgtgcgtgGGCTGTGGGCTGGGCAGCAGCAGGAGCTGGTTTTCCTGCGGAACCGGAATCCTGAGAGGGGCAGCATCCAGAACGCAAAGCAAGCCTTGCGCAACATGATCAATTCATCCTGTGACCAGCCCATCGGATACCCCATTTATGTTTCTCCCCTCACCACTTCTTATGCCGGGGGTCATTCCCAACTCCGCTCTGTCTGGGGAGGCCCTGTTAGTCCCCACAATATCTACACCTGGTTTATCAGCAGCTGGGACAG ACTGCAGAAGGGCTGTGGTGCTGGCTGCAATAGTGGAGGGAATATCGAAGATTCTGACTGTGGTGGTGGATCTACCTCCATCAGTAACAACCCTGTAGTGCATCCTCCCCAGAGTTCAGCACCCACTGTGCCCCAGTCACACCTCACCACCATACAACAATCCCTGG GAACTGACAACCCTGTAGGACCAACCTGGCCGGTCCACTCCCAGCCACTCCCTCTGGCCTTGCTCAGCCAGTCAGAGGGAAGGATGGATGCAGGCCTGGTCAGCTCTCTCCACCGGACCTCTTCCATTCAGGGACTGCTGGGCCAGCATCTGTCCAGCTCACAGCTGTCCTTCAGTAGCACTGTGGCCCTCCCGCCAGCTGAGCGCTTCTGCCCTGGCAGCCTGCAGGATAACACCAGCCACAGAGCATCCCAGAGAGGCCTGGGGCTGGGACTGGGGCTCAACCAGGGCAGCGGGCTGCCCTATGAAGGTCTTTATAGTAAGTGGAGTCTGTCCGGTAGGAAAGGCTTCAGTGGGCCAGGAGCAGTAGAAGGGGATGGAGGGCTGTCTCAAAGCGTCCGCACTCAG GCTTCCCAGGCTTTCCAGCCTGTCTCACCTGGCCCACCCACTGAAGCCAGTCCAACACTGGATCCAGTGGGGACTGTTGTGCCCACAGAGACTACGCCCCTTGCATCAGATTCTCCTGGTGTGCGGGAGGAGTCTACAGAACTGCCTTTACTTGAGCACCTGCGCTGA